The proteins below are encoded in one region of Stieleria sp. JC731:
- a CDS encoding c-type cytochrome translates to MRYPRLQLIHTRRLAFAAMLALTCDIPLATSASPSDDAALARRDAIAVRAIERMQGFDYRKHPEVKAAIERQIQRTQGTPEFIKLVKRFQPEGIEQQLIETVYSENKSAAVEAAELLLDMEEGRTLIRNKLVSKDQAIATAEVLGLLGNGRSVWLLSELSKNAEADFDLRRAAVAALARSKGGQRKLIEQAKDKSLVGDTLLIAGAMLARSDDAEIRNSAAEVLPQPAQKDSQPLPPVDRLAKQKGDVERGKSLFRSTATCANCHIVDGFGKDVGPNLSEIGNKLSREAMLTAILLPSAGISHNYENFVVLTADGQVISGLKVSETDDEVVIRTADAIDRKIASDDIETMKKSEKSIMPENLHHVFGQQGLVDLVEYMSTLKKAQ, encoded by the coding sequence ATGCGATACCCAAGACTTCAACTGATCCACACGCGAAGACTAGCGTTTGCCGCAATGTTAGCGCTGACTTGTGACATTCCGTTGGCGACATCAGCCAGCCCCAGCGATGATGCCGCTCTGGCAAGGCGAGACGCGATTGCCGTTCGAGCGATCGAACGCATGCAAGGATTCGATTACCGAAAGCACCCCGAAGTAAAAGCTGCGATCGAACGACAGATCCAACGAACTCAAGGCACCCCCGAATTCATCAAACTGGTGAAGCGTTTTCAGCCTGAAGGGATCGAGCAGCAACTGATCGAAACAGTTTATTCAGAGAACAAATCGGCAGCCGTTGAAGCCGCTGAACTGCTGCTGGATATGGAAGAAGGTCGGACGCTAATTCGAAATAAGCTTGTGTCAAAAGATCAAGCTATCGCGACCGCAGAGGTTCTCGGACTGCTAGGCAACGGCCGATCCGTATGGCTGTTGAGCGAACTGAGTAAGAATGCTGAAGCAGACTTTGATCTCAGACGAGCTGCCGTTGCGGCGCTTGCACGCAGCAAAGGTGGTCAACGAAAGCTGATCGAACAAGCGAAAGACAAATCGCTTGTCGGTGACACCCTGTTGATTGCAGGTGCGATGCTCGCTCGAAGCGACGACGCGGAGATCCGCAATTCCGCTGCTGAAGTGTTACCACAGCCGGCGCAAAAAGATTCACAGCCGCTGCCACCCGTCGACCGCCTAGCGAAGCAAAAAGGCGATGTCGAACGTGGAAAGTCACTTTTCCGCAGCACCGCAACTTGCGCGAACTGTCATATCGTCGACGGCTTTGGCAAAGATGTCGGCCCCAACCTCTCCGAGATCGGAAACAAGCTTTCGCGCGAAGCGATGCTTACCGCAATCCTATTGCCAAGTGCCGGGATCAGCCACAACTATGAAAACTTCGTCGTTCTGACAGCTGATGGGCAAGTCATCTCTGGATTGAAAGTTTCCGAAACGGACGACGAAGTTGTAATTCGAACCGCGGATGCGATTGATCGAAAGATCGCCAGTGACGACATCGAAACGATGAAGAAGAGCGAGAAGTCGATCATGCCAGAAAACTTGCATCACGTTTTTGGCCAACAAGGTTTGGTTGACCTCGTCGAATACATGTCGACACTGAAGAAAGCACAGTAG